The following are encoded in a window of Limibacter armeniacum genomic DNA:
- a CDS encoding RagB/SusD family nutrient uptake outer membrane protein: MKKQIYNITLAVLMACLGGLTSCVNDLDVLPIDPDELHPGNVGQSPENYSFMLNKLYAGYATVGQEGSSGNADLGGLDAGASQYMRRLWDAEELPTDEAINAWNDGNLNAFNYASWTITNEFNTIFFDRIYFQVAQSNEFIRIMSALEPTEDLPASEIARYIDEARFIRALSYWHGLNYYGNGIPKVTEENTVGGDRPLPWGTWDGSELFDYLKSELEYLTSNESALKEMGTAYFGYADKGAAAMLLGKLCLNNEVYLGTDNNNAGEYYAVAEEALQSLVNGGYSLTTTDYTNVTAYQSLFAGDNQLQKNEIIFGISYDGAAIQTYGGTTYLMLSSVGGDMKSSDINMNGNWGGNRTTGALYDLFESGDSRRNYFFTGHEKEINNPSLFTDGYGVMKFTNVRTESMDRNDPNGGFADTNFPMFRLADAYLMLAEAELRQGKAVSGTAESGIAAIRERADLSAPASIDLDFILDERGRELYWEAHRRTDLVRFGKFTSGEYVWPWKGNVKDGAEIDAKYRVFPIPSTAINNNSNLVRTPGY, encoded by the coding sequence ATGAAAAAGCAGATATATAATATCACATTGGCAGTCTTAATGGCTTGCCTAGGAGGGTTGACCTCATGTGTAAATGACTTGGATGTATTGCCAATTGACCCAGATGAATTACATCCTGGAAATGTAGGACAGAGTCCGGAGAACTATTCTTTTATGTTGAATAAGCTGTATGCAGGATATGCAACAGTTGGACAGGAAGGATCATCAGGCAATGCTGACTTAGGAGGACTTGACGCTGGTGCATCTCAATACATGCGTCGTTTATGGGATGCAGAGGAGCTGCCAACAGATGAAGCAATTAATGCATGGAACGATGGTAACCTAAATGCATTTAACTATGCATCATGGACTATTACCAATGAGTTCAATACTATTTTCTTTGATAGAATTTATTTCCAGGTAGCACAGAGTAATGAATTCATCAGAATTATGAGTGCTTTAGAGCCAACTGAAGATTTACCTGCATCAGAGATAGCGCGCTATATTGATGAAGCTAGGTTTATCAGAGCATTGAGCTACTGGCATGGATTGAACTACTACGGTAATGGTATTCCTAAGGTAACAGAAGAGAATACTGTAGGAGGTGATAGACCACTGCCATGGGGTACATGGGACGGTTCAGAACTGTTTGATTACTTAAAGTCTGAATTGGAATACTTGACTTCAAATGAGTCAGCCTTGAAAGAGATGGGTACAGCATACTTTGGTTATGCAGACAAAGGAGCAGCAGCAATGCTGTTAGGTAAGCTTTGCCTAAACAATGAAGTGTACCTTGGTACAGATAATAATAATGCAGGAGAGTATTACGCAGTAGCAGAAGAAGCACTGCAAAGTCTGGTTAATGGAGGTTATTCATTGACAACTACAGATTACACTAACGTGACAGCTTACCAATCGTTGTTTGCTGGTGACAACCAGTTACAGAAAAACGAAATCATCTTTGGTATTTCATATGACGGTGCTGCTATCCAAACTTATGGAGGTACTACTTACCTAATGTTGTCATCTGTTGGTGGAGATATGAAAAGCTCAGATATCAATATGAATGGTAACTGGGGTGGTAATAGAACTACTGGTGCGTTGTACGATCTGTTTGAAAGTGGAGACAGCAGAAGAAACTATTTCTTTACAGGACATGAAAAAGAAATTAATAACCCTTCTCTGTTTACAGATGGTTATGGTGTGATGAAATTCACGAATGTTAGAACTGAAAGCATGGACAGAAATGATCCTAATGGAGGTTTTGCAGACACGAACTTCCCTATGTTCCGTCTGGCAGATGCTTACCTGATGTTGGCTGAAGCTGAGTTGAGACAGGGTAAAGCTGTTAGTGGCACAGCTGAGAGTGGTATTGCTGCTATCAGAGAAAGAGCAGATTTGAGTGCTCCAGCTTCAATTGATTTGGACTTCATCTTAGATGAAAGAGGCAGAGAGTTGTACTGGGAAGCTCACAGAAGAACTGACTTGGTTCGCTTTGGTAAGTTTACATCTGGTGAATATGTGTGGCCTTGGAAGGGTAATGTGAAAGATGGAGCGGAAATCGATGCTAAATATCGTGTGTTCCCTATTCCTTCGACAGCCATCAACAACAACTCAAACCTAGTAAGAACACCTGGTTACTAA
- a CDS encoding SusC/RagA family TonB-linked outer membrane protein — MKMRSLLLSLLCTLMMPLALFAQDRAVSGTITDENNEPLPGVTIVVKGTTRGTTTNLDGQYTLSVNADQEVMVISYIGYLPKEVVVGALTTFDWQMQLDAEQLEEIVVIGYGTAKKEDVTGSIATVDASSFNKGALSSPQDLLNGRVAGVQITNSGGAPGAGSTIRIRGGSSLSASNDPLIIIDGVPVDNGGVAGMRNPLNTINPNDIETFTVLKDASATAIYGSRAANGVIIITTKKGSQGGLSVDYTGSVSVNTPSGYVDVLKADEYRKLMETYHPEVVGLMGDANTDWQKEIFRTSISTDHNVAVGGVAGEWLPFRASVGYNNSQGILENTSMERTTMALSLTPKFLDDHLKVNTNVKGVFIKNNFGEEGAIGNAITMDPTQPIYDADGNYFAWYNGDGETNLNAPQNPVAMINQKTNTADVTRIIANTELDYKFHFLPEMSAKLNVGIDHSSSNGEVYVPLDVVWLNSQGVNNTYEETKSNELLDFTLNYNKETGLHRINGMLGYSWQHFKGDKVENYSDVPGTDNPAITYTQISKWENYLVSFFGRGQYTYDNRYTLTATLRADGSSRFADDNRWGIFPSVAASWNVINEDFLANSSTVSDLKLRVGYGVTGQQDIGSNYGYIPTYTLSNNSANYGYYDENGTFVPVTTLRPEGYEVNLKWEETATYNAGIDYGFFDNKLTGSLDVYHKNTKDLLSIIDPPAGTNLENKIYQNIGSMTNTGVELSMNAKLIQTSKMNWSLGFNLTMNKNEITQLTSNNDPDYIGIATGGISGGTGNTVQIHSTGEAINTFYVYQQIYGEDGKPIEGAFVDRNEDGIINDLDRYHAGNPAPTATIGLNTNFMYGNWDFSAAGRVRLGNYVYNNVNSDRAFTNKLNTSGEYSGNLTSDIYNTGFTQPQYLSDYYVQNASFFRLDNVMVGYNFPNKIFSNSCTMRVYATANNLFVITPYEGLDPEVSGGIDNNIYPRPRTFLVGVNIGF, encoded by the coding sequence ATGAAGATGAGGAGTCTACTATTAAGCTTGCTGTGTACGTTAATGATGCCACTGGCATTGTTCGCACAGGACCGTGCTGTCTCCGGTACGATCACAGACGAAAACAACGAACCACTTCCAGGTGTGACGATCGTTGTAAAGGGAACTACTCGTGGAACTACTACCAACCTTGATGGTCAGTACACGCTAAGTGTAAACGCTGATCAGGAGGTTATGGTGATTAGTTATATTGGTTACTTGCCAAAAGAAGTAGTGGTAGGAGCATTAACAACTTTCGACTGGCAAATGCAGCTGGATGCGGAGCAGTTGGAGGAAATCGTGGTAATCGGTTATGGTACTGCTAAGAAAGAAGATGTTACAGGTTCAATTGCAACAGTTGATGCTAGTAGCTTTAACAAAGGAGCACTTTCATCTCCACAGGATCTACTGAATGGTAGAGTAGCAGGTGTACAGATTACAAACTCTGGTGGTGCTCCAGGCGCAGGATCAACAATCCGTATCCGTGGTGGTTCATCACTGAGTGCATCAAACGATCCACTAATTATTATTGATGGTGTTCCTGTTGATAATGGAGGTGTAGCTGGTATGCGTAACCCTCTGAATACCATCAACCCGAATGATATTGAAACTTTCACTGTATTGAAAGACGCCTCTGCAACAGCAATTTATGGTTCTAGAGCTGCAAATGGTGTGATTATCATCACAACAAAGAAAGGTTCACAAGGAGGTTTGTCTGTAGACTATACAGGAAGCGTGTCTGTAAACACACCATCAGGTTATGTTGATGTATTGAAGGCAGATGAATATAGAAAGTTGATGGAAACATATCACCCAGAGGTAGTGGGCCTGATGGGAGATGCTAATACAGATTGGCAGAAGGAAATCTTTAGAACGTCAATTAGTACAGATCACAACGTAGCAGTAGGTGGTGTAGCAGGTGAGTGGTTGCCATTCAGAGCTTCAGTAGGCTACAACAATTCACAAGGTATTCTTGAGAACACCTCGATGGAAAGAACTACCATGGCTTTGAGCTTGACTCCTAAGTTTTTGGATGATCACCTTAAGGTAAATACAAATGTGAAAGGTGTGTTTATCAAAAACAACTTTGGTGAAGAAGGAGCTATTGGTAATGCAATTACAATGGACCCAACTCAGCCAATTTATGATGCGGATGGTAATTATTTCGCTTGGTACAATGGTGATGGTGAGACAAACCTGAATGCACCACAGAACCCAGTTGCAATGATCAACCAGAAGACTAATACAGCAGATGTTACGCGAATTATCGCTAATACTGAGCTGGATTATAAATTCCACTTCTTGCCTGAAATGAGTGCTAAACTGAATGTTGGTATTGATCACTCTAGCTCTAATGGAGAGGTTTATGTACCATTAGATGTAGTTTGGTTAAATTCTCAAGGTGTGAATAACACTTATGAAGAGACTAAATCAAATGAGTTATTGGACTTCACATTGAATTACAATAAAGAGACAGGTCTTCATAGAATAAACGGTATGTTGGGATATTCTTGGCAGCACTTCAAAGGTGATAAAGTAGAGAATTACTCAGATGTGCCAGGTACTGATAACCCAGCGATTACTTATACTCAGATTAGTAAATGGGAAAACTATTTGGTGTCATTCTTCGGTAGAGGACAGTATACATACGATAACCGTTATACGCTGACAGCAACATTGAGAGCGGATGGTTCATCAAGATTCGCTGATGATAATAGATGGGGTATTTTCCCTTCAGTAGCAGCAAGCTGGAATGTGATCAATGAAGACTTTTTGGCAAACTCGTCAACAGTTTCTGACTTGAAGTTGAGAGTAGGTTACGGTGTAACTGGTCAGCAAGACATTGGATCAAACTACGGTTATATCCCAACTTATACGTTAAGTAACAATTCAGCTAACTATGGCTACTATGATGAGAACGGTACGTTTGTGCCAGTGACAACACTTCGTCCAGAAGGATATGAAGTAAACCTGAAATGGGAGGAAACAGCAACTTACAATGCAGGTATAGATTACGGGTTCTTTGATAATAAGCTAACGGGTTCATTGGATGTTTACCATAAGAACACAAAAGACTTATTAAGTATTATTGACCCGCCAGCAGGTACAAACCTTGAGAATAAAATTTATCAGAATATTGGTTCAATGACCAATACAGGTGTAGAGCTCTCAATGAATGCAAAGCTGATTCAGACAAGCAAAATGAATTGGAGCCTCGGTTTCAACCTGACAATGAATAAAAATGAGATTACTCAGCTGACGTCCAATAATGATCCAGACTACATTGGTATCGCAACAGGGGGTATCAGTGGTGGTACAGGTAATACTGTACAGATCCACTCTACAGGTGAAGCAATCAATACATTCTATGTTTACCAGCAAATCTATGGTGAAGACGGTAAGCCAATTGAAGGCGCATTTGTTGACCGCAACGAAGATGGTATTATCAATGATTTAGATCGTTACCATGCAGGCAACCCAGCACCTACAGCAACGATTGGATTGAATACGAACTTCATGTATGGTAACTGGGACTTCTCAGCGGCAGGCCGTGTTAGGTTGGGGAATTACGTTTACAACAACGTTAATTCAGACAGAGCATTTACAAATAAGCTAAATACTTCAGGTGAGTATTCAGGAAACCTGACAAGTGATATTTATAATACAGGTTTTACACAGCCTCAGTATCTGTCAGATTACTATGTGCAGAATGCTTCTTTCTTCCGTTTGGATAACGTTATGGTAGGGTACAATTTCCCTAACAAGATCTTCTCTAATTCTTGTACAATGAGAGTATATGCAACAGCAAACAACCTGTTTGTAATAACTCCATATGAAGGACTGGATCCAGAAGTGAGTGGAGGTATTGATAACAATATCTACCCTAGACCTAGAACATTCTTAGTAGGTGTAAACATTGGTTTCTAA
- a CDS encoding alpha/beta hydrolase → MKTVVAAILILMFCIRGGEPIPEVSSGEIRRLSSFPSAFISSRNVDIWLPAGYTADKEYDVLYMHDGQMLFDDNITWNKQEWGVDEVASALMRDGEVRDFIVVGIWNGGSEYRTIEYFPQTPFESIEKVKQDSILSVFRSNEQFKLADKPMSDRYLKFLVKELKPHVDSTFSTNQGRENTFVAGSSYGGLISLYAICEYPEVFGGAACISTHWPGTFDTKNNPIPDVFLSYMREHLPDPATHKIYFDYGTATLDSLYPPIQQKADQIMKEKGFKKGKNWVTKKYEGAAHTETDWNARLAVPVTFLFGK, encoded by the coding sequence ATGAAAACAGTAGTAGCAGCTATATTAATCCTAATGTTCTGTATTAGAGGAGGAGAGCCGATACCTGAGGTATCTAGCGGTGAGATTAGGCGGCTTTCTAGTTTTCCTTCAGCATTTATTTCTTCCAGAAATGTTGATATCTGGCTTCCTGCAGGATATACAGCTGACAAGGAATATGATGTCTTGTATATGCATGATGGACAAATGTTGTTTGATGACAATATAACATGGAACAAGCAGGAGTGGGGAGTAGATGAAGTGGCTTCAGCATTAATGAGGGACGGAGAGGTAAGAGATTTTATTGTTGTAGGTATCTGGAATGGAGGAAGTGAGTACCGCACAATTGAGTATTTTCCTCAGACGCCGTTTGAGTCTATAGAAAAGGTAAAGCAAGATTCTATCTTGAGTGTATTTAGAAGTAATGAGCAATTTAAACTTGCAGACAAACCGATGTCTGATCGGTATCTGAAGTTTTTGGTGAAAGAACTGAAACCTCATGTTGATAGCACATTCTCAACCAATCAAGGACGTGAAAATACCTTTGTGGCGGGATCTAGTTATGGAGGACTAATCTCCTTATATGCCATCTGTGAGTATCCGGAAGTATTTGGTGGAGCGGCCTGTATATCTACACATTGGCCCGGAACTTTTGATACGAAAAACAATCCAATTCCTGATGTTTTTCTTTCCTATATGAGAGAACATCTTCCGGACCCTGCTACACATAAGATTTACTTTGATTATGGCACTGCTACTTTAGATTCTCTTTACCCACCTATTCAGCAAAAAGCAGATCAAATAATGAAAGAAAAAGGCTTCAAAAAGGGAAAGAATTGGGTGACAAAAAAATATGAAGGTGCGGCTCATACAGAAACTGATTGGAATGCCAGACTGGCCGTACCTGTAACTTTTTTGTTTGGAAAGTAA
- the treF gene encoding alpha,alpha-trehalase TreF, with the protein MKRHEISYSKLLWILLASLLVFGCQEAKKDKQVAVARPELVPPSRTYGDLLEAVQLKKVFEDGKTFVDCVPKEEVDKIVQEYEAEKNQQGFQLDSFVKEHFDLPVQYASGFKSDTTNTVEEHILTLWKVLRRDADSANIGTRIALPHPYIVPGGRFGEIYYWDSYFTMLGLEASGETALINDMVDNFAYMLNEFGFIPNGNRTYYLGRSQPPFFALMVELLAGIKGDSIYVQYLSYMEKEHAFWMNGQEQLQEDYTVYKRTVQLPDSSILNRYWDNLPGPRSEMYADDVETAKEAGRPTEVVYKHLRAGAESGWDFSSRWLADTTNLSTIHTTDIIPVDLNALLFKQEQIIAKAADLSGDQGKAEHYHQLAEDRKAAIQKYCWDEQTGFYRDYDFRAKHMTSILSLAGVYPLCFGIATPEQASEVATHIKKDFLKPGGVVTTLQNTGQQWDAPNGWAPLQWMTIWGLRNYGEIKLADEIEQRWVKLNTKIYRNTGKMVEKYNVEDISLEAGGGEYPVQDGFGWTNGVLIRLMREESVAKPE; encoded by the coding sequence ATGAAAAGACACGAGATAAGTTATTCGAAGCTTTTATGGATACTACTAGCATCACTATTGGTCTTTGGTTGCCAAGAAGCCAAAAAAGATAAGCAAGTAGCTGTTGCTCGACCTGAGTTGGTACCGCCTAGCAGGACTTATGGAGACTTACTTGAAGCAGTGCAGCTGAAGAAAGTATTTGAGGATGGAAAAACATTTGTGGACTGTGTACCAAAAGAAGAAGTAGATAAGATTGTTCAGGAATATGAAGCCGAAAAAAATCAACAGGGGTTTCAATTGGACAGCTTTGTCAAGGAACATTTTGATTTGCCTGTGCAATATGCTTCAGGGTTCAAGAGTGATACAACAAATACAGTGGAAGAGCACATTCTAACCTTGTGGAAGGTATTGAGAAGGGATGCCGATTCAGCCAATATAGGCACTCGTATAGCATTACCTCACCCTTATATAGTACCAGGAGGCCGTTTTGGTGAGATTTACTATTGGGATAGCTATTTTACAATGTTGGGTTTGGAGGCTAGTGGAGAAACCGCTTTGATCAATGATATGGTTGATAACTTTGCCTATATGTTGAATGAGTTTGGTTTTATCCCAAACGGAAACAGAACATACTATCTTGGAAGGTCTCAACCGCCATTTTTTGCTTTGATGGTAGAACTGTTGGCAGGGATAAAAGGAGACAGTATTTATGTGCAATACCTCTCTTATATGGAAAAGGAGCATGCCTTTTGGATGAATGGCCAAGAGCAACTTCAAGAAGATTATACTGTATATAAAAGAACAGTGCAGTTGCCGGATAGCAGTATTTTAAATCGCTATTGGGATAACCTTCCTGGTCCACGATCTGAGATGTATGCTGACGATGTTGAAACGGCAAAAGAAGCAGGTCGCCCAACAGAGGTAGTGTATAAGCATTTGCGGGCAGGAGCTGAGTCAGGTTGGGATTTTTCGTCACGATGGTTGGCTGATACAACAAACCTATCTACCATTCATACAACGGATATTATCCCAGTGGACCTTAATGCATTACTTTTTAAGCAAGAGCAGATAATAGCCAAGGCAGCTGACCTTAGTGGAGATCAGGGAAAAGCAGAGCACTATCACCAACTTGCAGAAGATAGGAAAGCTGCCATTCAAAAGTATTGTTGGGATGAGCAGACAGGTTTTTACAGGGATTATGACTTTAGGGCTAAACATATGACATCAATACTATCGCTGGCAGGTGTTTACCCTCTATGTTTTGGAATAGCAACACCAGAGCAGGCATCAGAAGTGGCGACACATATCAAAAAGGACTTTCTAAAACCTGGAGGAGTTGTGACAACACTTCAGAATACAGGACAGCAATGGGACGCCCCAAATGGGTGGGCACCTTTACAATGGATGACTATCTGGGGACTTAGAAATTATGGAGAAATAAAATTGGCTGACGAAATAGAGCAACGTTGGGTAAAGCTGAATACCAAAATATATAGAAATACAGGCAAGATGGTGGAGAAGTACAATGTAGAAGACATATCTCTTGAAGCAGGAGGAGGAGAGTACCCTGTACAAGACGGTTTTGGCTGGACCAATGGTGTATTGATCCGGTTAATGAGAGAGGAGAGTGTCGCAAAACCTGAGTAG
- a CDS encoding YfhO family protein — MNKFSVQKALPYLIAIPIFYLVTTLYFQAEMLDGLHLPQGDVVQFEGMKKFSEAYSEKHDGEPPLWNVSMFSGFPEYLISSIEDGPLRYIPSITKGLLSGESTASVFFLCMTMFWLTLLCFGVGPYLAIIGAIAFALNTFFIVSTEAGHMTKMWAIAYASIVLGGMSLVFRRKYFLGFAVFAMALTLQLRANHFQITYYLIFVCLTYVVSELIFAVREGRVSSFVKTGSILLVAALLAGLTQTGRIWMTKEYSKYSTRGARELSTENESVEGKDGLDKEYAFSWSEGKMETLTLMVPYFYGGGSQERPLKDGPFSKVLAKVAGQQQADRLIGDENFRLPMYFGDQPFTAGPVYMGAIICFLFVLGMFVLDNRYRWWMLSATVITMMIAWGKNLEWFNYFLFDYLPGFNKFRTVAMALSLSATVMPIAGFMGLQKVLDNSSDQEITGKLFKALYITGGLGVVLILAAGMMNTGAPNDAALFQRSFGINDPNMIKQFVNALEDERAALIRKDAIRSLVLILLSFGVIWFAIKGKLRHQLAILILGVLIVGDLWLVAKRYLTDDQYVKQDSKAVHQMTDADKAIKQDDSYYRVMNLAGNTFTEARTSYFHHSIGGYFAAKMRRYQDLIDRQLTSDQQRLIQSLRDGQPSFKGLNGINMLNVKYVKIGNKATDVIMNPMAMEHAWFVKEVVPVNSPDEEITLLGQIDLETQAVVDTDKFVISKTDFVPDSTATVKLAHFDNRSVKYESNSKADGLVVFSEIYYPEGWEVKIDGKEVEMVRANYILRALEVPAGKHEITFDFKPESYFVGQKITLVASWIVFLCFVGAIGLAVYQKTKE; from the coding sequence ATGAATAAGTTTTCGGTGCAGAAAGCACTACCGTATCTGATAGCTATACCGATTTTTTATCTGGTTACTACTCTTTACTTCCAAGCAGAGATGTTGGATGGATTGCATTTACCTCAAGGGGATGTAGTGCAGTTTGAGGGGATGAAGAAATTTTCAGAGGCATATTCTGAAAAACATGATGGAGAGCCTCCTTTATGGAATGTGAGCATGTTTAGTGGTTTTCCAGAATACTTGATTTCCAGTATTGAAGATGGACCACTTCGATATATACCTAGTATCACAAAAGGGTTACTGAGTGGTGAAAGTACGGCAAGTGTATTTTTCCTTTGTATGACCATGTTCTGGTTGACACTATTATGTTTTGGTGTCGGTCCGTATTTGGCAATTATTGGAGCAATTGCTTTTGCATTAAATACCTTCTTTATCGTTAGTACTGAGGCAGGGCACATGACCAAGATGTGGGCAATTGCCTATGCATCGATTGTGTTGGGTGGTATGTCGTTGGTATTCCGCAGAAAATACTTTTTAGGTTTTGCGGTTTTTGCAATGGCATTGACACTTCAGCTACGTGCTAATCACTTCCAGATTACTTACTACCTGATATTTGTGTGCCTAACATATGTGGTAAGCGAATTGATCTTTGCTGTCAGAGAAGGAAGAGTATCCTCTTTTGTGAAGACAGGAAGTATCTTGCTGGTGGCTGCACTCCTTGCAGGTCTGACACAGACAGGACGTATCTGGATGACAAAAGAGTATAGTAAGTATTCAACTCGTGGAGCCCGTGAACTGTCAACAGAGAATGAGTCAGTAGAAGGTAAAGATGGGCTAGATAAAGAGTATGCCTTTAGCTGGAGTGAAGGCAAAATGGAGACCTTAACATTGATGGTGCCATACTTCTATGGTGGAGGCAGTCAAGAACGTCCGCTAAAGGATGGTCCATTTTCTAAAGTTCTTGCTAAAGTGGCAGGACAACAGCAGGCAGACCGTTTGATTGGAGATGAGAACTTCCGTCTGCCAATGTATTTCGGGGATCAGCCATTTACTGCAGGTCCTGTTTATATGGGGGCAATCATCTGTTTCTTGTTCGTGTTGGGAATGTTTGTGCTTGATAACCGATATAGATGGTGGATGTTATCCGCAACGGTGATCACTATGATGATAGCTTGGGGTAAGAACTTGGAGTGGTTTAACTATTTCCTTTTTGACTATCTGCCAGGGTTCAATAAGTTCCGAACAGTGGCAATGGCATTGTCTCTTTCAGCAACTGTGATGCCGATTGCAGGCTTTATGGGATTGCAGAAAGTGTTAGACAATTCCTCAGATCAAGAGATAACAGGAAAGTTATTCAAGGCTTTATATATCACGGGTGGTTTGGGAGTAGTCCTTATTTTAGCTGCCGGTATGATGAATACAGGTGCTCCAAATGATGCGGCACTTTTCCAAAGAAGTTTTGGAATCAATGATCCAAATATGATCAAGCAGTTTGTCAATGCTTTGGAAGATGAGCGAGCAGCTTTGATCCGTAAGGATGCGATTAGGTCACTAGTGCTGATTTTACTTTCATTTGGCGTTATCTGGTTTGCTATTAAAGGAAAGCTTCGACACCAATTGGCGATACTGATTTTGGGTGTACTGATTGTAGGCGATCTTTGGTTGGTGGCGAAACGTTACCTGACAGATGACCAATACGTGAAACAGGATAGTAAGGCTGTTCATCAAATGACAGATGCAGATAAGGCAATCAAGCAGGATGATAGTTATTACCGTGTAATGAACCTTGCTGGAAATACCTTTACAGAAGCCCGCACTTCATATTTCCATCATTCAATTGGAGGTTATTTCGCAGCTAAAATGCGTCGTTACCAAGACTTGATTGATCGTCAGTTAACATCAGATCAGCAACGTTTGATTCAATCATTGAGAGATGGTCAGCCAAGTTTTAAAGGTTTGAATGGCATTAACATGCTTAATGTAAAGTATGTGAAGATTGGCAATAAAGCCACCGATGTAATCATGAACCCTATGGCAATGGAACATGCTTGGTTTGTGAAGGAAGTGGTACCGGTTAATTCTCCAGATGAGGAAATCACTTTGTTAGGACAAATTGATTTGGAGACACAAGCTGTGGTAGATACTGATAAGTTTGTGATCTCTAAAACGGACTTTGTACCAGACAGTACAGCTACTGTGAAGTTGGCACACTTTGATAACCGTTCGGTTAAGTATGAATCCAACTCCAAAGCTGATGGTTTGGTTGTGTTCTCTGAGATCTATTACCCAGAGGGTTGGGAAGTGAAGATTGATGGTAAAGAGGTGGAAATGGTACGAGCAAACTATATTTTACGAGCGCTTGAAGTACCAGCAGGAAAACACGAGATCACATTTGACTTTAAACCGGAGTCATACTTTGTAGGTCAAAAGATTACGTTGGTTGCTTCGTGGATTGTATTCCTGTGTTTTGTAGGTGCCATTGGTTTAGCTGTATATCAGAAGACAAAGGAGTAA
- a CDS encoding glycosyltransferase: MKVVHINVSDAGGGAEQFAFDLATSSQYEGSLFVKKKKRNNSRVEEIQRASMSYYMNGVDALLQKFFGKTLYVDIGVLYPLHGSWLGIRKRDIYRQADVVCIHNIHTDYFDLDTLKQIAAEKPIVWVMHDMWSFTGGEVYVFDDEGYKSGNAVTPYANLFPFYNPIKDRRQDYLEKKKALYLELVDRITFVPVSKWLESCLRNSYVYNDRMKIQCIQNGVDTSIFYDKGERTWDKPRVLFFNSESPYKGSHLFKEEILKVKAPFDLYTVGELVPDITEQYRFDPIRNREELNDLYNTVDIMVFPSEAENFPLTVLEAMAAGVQVVGAATGGIKEQLAEERGVLFESGNGDDLRKMLESVLEKGVHNIRTEAQVGMQYVVAHWNQRMMEEHYMQLFENLTANKDS; the protein is encoded by the coding sequence ATGAAAGTAGTACATATTAACGTCTCCGATGCGGGAGGTGGCGCAGAACAGTTTGCATTTGACTTGGCTACGTCAAGCCAGTATGAGGGAAGCTTGTTTGTAAAGAAAAAGAAACGGAACAATAGCCGGGTAGAGGAGATTCAGCGGGCTTCCATGAGTTATTATATGAATGGAGTGGATGCGCTACTTCAGAAGTTCTTTGGAAAAACACTTTATGTGGACATTGGGGTGCTCTATCCGTTACACGGTTCATGGTTAGGAATCAGAAAAAGGGATATATATAGGCAGGCTGATGTGGTTTGTATTCATAATATCCATACGGATTACTTTGACTTAGATACATTAAAGCAAATAGCTGCTGAGAAGCCGATTGTTTGGGTGATGCATGATATGTGGAGCTTTACAGGAGGGGAGGTCTATGTATTTGATGATGAAGGCTACAAATCTGGAAATGCGGTGACTCCTTATGCTAATCTGTTCCCATTTTATAACCCAATTAAAGATCGACGCCAAGATTATTTGGAGAAAAAGAAAGCCCTATACCTTGAACTAGTAGATCGTATCACCTTTGTACCTGTATCAAAGTGGTTAGAGAGCTGCCTTCGGAACTCTTATGTATACAATGACAGAATGAAAATACAATGTATCCAGAATGGTGTAGACACCAGTATTTTCTATGATAAAGGTGAAAGAACTTGGGATAAGCCTAGAGTACTTTTCTTCAACAGTGAAAGCCCTTATAAAGGAAGTCATTTATTTAAAGAGGAAATACTGAAGGTTAAAGCACCATTTGATTTGTATACTGTTGGAGAATTGGTACCTGATATTACAGAACAATATCGTTTTGACCCTATTAGAAACAGGGAAGAACTGAATGACCTATACAATACAGTTGATATAATGGTTTTTCCATCTGAGGCAGAAAACTTCCCTCTGACTGTTTTGGAAGCTATGGCTGCAGGTGTACAAGTTGTAGGAGCGGCTACTGGAGGTATCAAGGAGCAGTTGGCAGAAGAAAGGGGAGTGTTGTTTGAATCAGGTAATGGGGATGATTTAAGAAAAATGCTGGAGTCTGTATTGGAGAAGGGAGTACACAATATCCGTACAGAAGCACAGGTAGGTATGCAATATGTGGTAGCACATTGGAATCAGCGAATGATGGAAGAGCACTATATGCAGTTGTTTGAGAATTTGACTGCAAACAAAGATTCTTGA